One Arthrobacter sp. FW306-07-I genomic window carries:
- the leuA gene encoding 2-isopropylmalate synthase, which translates to MRNAQKPSGMPAHRYTPFQDQIKVELPDRTWPDKVITKAPRWCAVDLRDGNQALIDPMSPARKMKMFDLLVRMGYKEIEVGFPSASQTDFDFVRQLIEGNHIPDDVTIQVLTQAREHLIERTYESLVGAKQAIVHLYNSTSVLQRRVVFNQDEDGILDIALQGARLCKKYEETLADTHVTYEYSPESFTGTELEYAVRVCNAVADVFEASADRQVIINLPATVEMATPNVYADSIEWMSRHLHPREGIILSLHPHNDRGTGVAAAELGYMAGADRIEGCLFGNGERTGNVDLVTLGLNLFVQGIDPMIDFSNIDDVRRTVEYCNQLPVPERSPYGGDLVFTAFSGSHQDAIKKGFEALERDAAAAGKAVDDFTWQVPYLPVDPKDLGRSYEAVIRVNSQSGKGGVAYLLKNEHSLDLPRRAQIEFSGVIQRRTDTVGGEVSGAQLWQIFQDEYLPSGQADGQWGRYSLGGVKTETDADGGMTLHASLAIDGAQVNRTGTGNGPIAALLNILHEDGVDVRVLDYSEHALSEGGNAMAAAYVECAVGERVLWGVGIDANTSMSSLKAVISAVNRAIRDAQA; encoded by the coding sequence ATGCGAAACGCACAGAAGCCCTCAGGAATGCCTGCCCACCGGTACACCCCGTTCCAGGACCAGATCAAGGTTGAACTCCCGGACCGCACGTGGCCGGACAAGGTCATCACCAAGGCCCCGCGCTGGTGCGCAGTGGACCTGCGCGACGGCAACCAGGCCCTGATCGACCCCATGAGCCCGGCCCGCAAGATGAAGATGTTCGATCTGCTGGTCCGCATGGGTTACAAGGAGATCGAGGTCGGCTTCCCGTCCGCGTCCCAGACGGACTTCGATTTTGTCCGACAGCTCATCGAGGGCAACCACATCCCGGACGACGTCACCATCCAGGTCCTGACGCAGGCGCGCGAACACCTGATCGAACGGACCTACGAGTCCCTGGTGGGCGCCAAGCAGGCCATCGTTCACCTCTACAACTCCACATCGGTGCTGCAGCGGCGCGTGGTCTTCAACCAGGATGAGGACGGCATCCTGGACATCGCCCTCCAAGGCGCCCGCCTGTGCAAAAAGTACGAGGAAACCCTCGCGGATACGCACGTGACCTATGAGTACTCGCCCGAATCCTTCACCGGCACGGAACTGGAGTACGCGGTGCGCGTGTGCAACGCCGTCGCCGACGTCTTTGAAGCCTCGGCGGACCGCCAGGTAATCATCAACCTGCCCGCCACCGTGGAGATGGCAACCCCCAATGTCTACGCCGACTCCATCGAGTGGATGAGCCGGCACCTGCACCCGCGCGAAGGCATCATCCTGTCCCTGCACCCGCACAACGACCGCGGCACCGGAGTCGCCGCCGCCGAACTGGGCTACATGGCCGGTGCCGACCGCATTGAAGGCTGCCTCTTCGGCAATGGTGAACGCACCGGCAACGTGGACCTGGTGACCCTGGGCTTGAACCTGTTCGTCCAGGGCATTGATCCCATGATCGACTTCTCCAACATCGACGACGTCCGCCGCACCGTGGAGTACTGCAACCAGCTGCCGGTCCCGGAGCGGTCGCCGTACGGTGGCGACCTGGTGTTCACCGCTTTCTCCGGTTCCCACCAGGACGCCATCAAGAAGGGTTTCGAAGCCCTGGAGCGCGATGCCGCTGCAGCCGGCAAGGCCGTGGACGACTTCACCTGGCAGGTGCCGTACCTGCCCGTGGACCCCAAGGACCTGGGCCGCAGCTACGAGGCCGTGATCCGCGTGAACTCGCAGTCCGGCAAGGGCGGCGTGGCCTACCTGCTGAAGAACGAACACAGCCTGGACCTGCCGCGCCGTGCGCAGATCGAGTTCTCCGGTGTCATCCAGCGCCGTACCGACACCGTCGGCGGGGAGGTCAGTGGCGCCCAGCTCTGGCAGATCTTCCAGGATGAATACCTGCCGTCCGGGCAGGCTGACGGGCAGTGGGGACGCTACTCCCTGGGCGGGGTCAAGACGGAAACGGATGCCGACGGCGGCATGACGCTGCACGCGTCCCTCGCCATTGATGGTGCCCAGGTGAACCGCACCGGCACCGGCAACGGCCCCATTGCGGCCCTGCTGAACATCCTCCACGAGGACGGCGTGGACGTCCGCGTGCTGGACTACAGCGAGCACGCGCTGTCCGAGGGCGGCAACGCCATGGCCGCCGCTTATGTTGAATGCGCCGTAGGGGAACGGGTGTTGTGGGGCGTCGGGATCGACGCCAACACCAGCATGTCCTCCCTCAAGGCCGTCATCTCGGCAGTGAACCGCGCCATCCGGGACGCCCAGGCCTGA
- the recO gene encoding DNA repair protein RecO: MPQQSFASRAYRDDAVVLRTHKLGEADRIITLLTKHHGQVRAVAKGVRRTSSRFGARLEPFMVADLQLVSGRTLDIVTQAVAKGAYGGSIAADYGRYTVAAAMTETAEKLTDVDGEAGTAQYNLLVGALAALSRDEHAAGLILDSYLLRALATGGWAPSFTDCARCGMPGPHSAFSAPLGGMVCPQCRPPGSPAPAPETVVLLAALLTGDWTTADASQAQHRKEAAGLVAAYLQWHLERVLKSLKHVERS, encoded by the coding sequence GTGCCCCAACAGTCTTTCGCCTCCCGGGCGTACCGGGACGACGCCGTGGTGCTCCGCACCCACAAATTGGGCGAGGCGGACAGGATCATCACCCTCCTGACCAAGCACCATGGGCAGGTCCGTGCCGTCGCCAAGGGTGTGCGCCGCACCAGCAGCCGTTTCGGTGCCCGGCTTGAACCCTTCATGGTGGCGGACCTGCAACTGGTCTCCGGGCGCACCCTGGACATCGTGACCCAGGCCGTCGCCAAAGGTGCCTACGGCGGAAGCATCGCCGCGGACTACGGCAGGTACACGGTGGCCGCGGCGATGACCGAGACGGCGGAAAAACTCACGGATGTGGACGGCGAAGCGGGCACCGCGCAGTACAACCTGCTGGTAGGGGCCCTCGCCGCATTGAGTCGGGACGAGCATGCCGCCGGCCTCATTCTCGACTCCTACCTGCTGCGCGCGCTGGCTACCGGCGGATGGGCGCCCAGCTTCACCGACTGCGCGCGCTGCGGCATGCCCGGCCCGCACTCCGCCTTTTCCGCGCCACTGGGCGGCATGGTCTGCCCGCAGTGCAGGCCGCCGGGGTCACCCGCCCCGGCGCCGGAGACCGTGGTCCTGCTGGCGGCGCTGCTGACCGGGGACTGGACGACGGCCGACGCTTCCCAGGCGCAGCACCGCAAGGAGGCGGCCGGGCTGGTGGCCGCGTACCTGCAATGGCATCTGGAACGAGTACTTAAGTCCCTCAAACATGTGGAGCGTAGCTGA
- a CDS encoding isoprenyl transferase: MALGKKNNAARRRTHPVVAPYPHPSGAVAPSIPAEFIPRHVAIVMDGNGRWANQRGLPRIEGHKAGEPALLDVMAGAIELGIEYVSVYAFSTENWRRSPEEVRFLMGFNKDVLRRQRNQLDDWGVRVRWAGRRPRLWGSVVRELEEAEEFTAANTTCNLTMCVNYGGRAEITDAVSAIAAEVAAGKLKPGAITERTIQKYLDEPDLPDVDLFLRSSGEQRLSNFLLWQSAYAEFVFMDTLWPDVDRRTLWAAVEEYARRDRRYGGAVDAAAAPADVRDDSPAGLQAE, translated from the coding sequence GTGGCCCTGGGAAAAAAGAACAACGCAGCCCGCAGGCGCACCCATCCCGTGGTGGCCCCCTACCCGCATCCGTCCGGTGCGGTGGCGCCCTCTATTCCCGCTGAGTTCATTCCGCGGCACGTGGCCATCGTGATGGACGGCAACGGACGGTGGGCCAACCAGCGCGGCCTGCCCCGGATCGAGGGGCACAAGGCGGGGGAGCCAGCGCTGCTCGACGTCATGGCCGGAGCCATCGAGTTGGGGATTGAGTACGTCAGCGTGTACGCCTTCTCCACCGAGAACTGGCGCCGGTCGCCCGAGGAAGTCCGCTTCCTGATGGGATTTAACAAGGATGTGCTGCGAAGGCAGCGGAACCAGCTCGATGACTGGGGAGTGCGGGTCCGCTGGGCCGGCCGCCGCCCCCGGCTCTGGGGTTCGGTGGTCCGTGAGCTGGAAGAAGCTGAGGAGTTCACGGCTGCCAACACCACCTGTAATTTGACCATGTGTGTTAATTACGGCGGCCGGGCCGAGATCACCGATGCGGTTTCCGCCATTGCCGCGGAGGTGGCAGCGGGGAAGCTGAAGCCCGGTGCCATCACGGAGCGGACCATCCAGAAATACCTCGACGAGCCTGACCTGCCGGACGTGGACCTCTTCCTGCGCAGCTCGGGGGAGCAGCGGCTGTCCAACTTCCTCCTCTGGCAGTCCGCCTACGCGGAGTTTGTCTTCATGGACACGCTCTGGCCGGACGTGGACAGGCGGACGCTTTGGGCCGCCGTCGAGGAATATGCCCGGCGGGACCGCCGGTATGGGGGCGCCGTGGATGCCGCCGCTGCTCCCGCGGACGTCAGGGATGATTCCCCGGCCGGGCTTCAGGCGGAGTAA